One genomic region from Cucumis melo cultivar AY chromosome 9, USDA_Cmelo_AY_1.0, whole genome shotgun sequence encodes:
- the LOC103482748 gene encoding uncharacterized protein LOC103482748 — MGNRRFAQVSTSDEEDEVPAMKQQSSNSDDNLPIRRKRKKMKLQKEEEEEEEVEGDERHRRSRKSSNKGEKKMEASKQQQAEDEDDDDDDQSQEDAKPIGDVVRVSGKGRGRKNHYNAFEYDGNRYDLEDPVLLVPEDKDQKPYVAIIKDITQNKDGMMVTGQWFYRPEEAEKKGGGSWQSHDTRELFYSFHRDQVPAESVMHKCVVHFVPLHKQLPIRKQHPGFIVRKVYDTVERKLWKLTDKDYEDSKQQEIDELVKKTMARLGDLPDIEPEDAPADQEDQLKTKRSFKRKNISPLDVTRDESETTRSDLSSKAETPGSCTTNRSEYYSILEIFDVLTGETHRDRWLEKLLEGVQYICHSPEKTHEGDIGKTAANGVNLENKNPELSIAAEKNAKSSKSFIWPDAAVPAITALEKVSNDALSADFQKYNQKMRQLVFNLKNTRLLAQRLLNGELEPSKILNMSPNELKDGLTAEESAATKEPDESERMQMTDARCSRCTECKVGVRDIIQTGHGQRYKLECIACGHSWYASRDELSMLTIDTTNSTKNVGTAPWATAKFEDVEKSLLSPREPEKAAEELFKKTSEAYMPVVDSQKSNKSKKEDNTEPAKNA, encoded by the exons ATGGGGAACCGAAGATTTGCGCAGGTTTCCACTAGCGATGAGGAAGACGAAGTACCAGCAATGAAGCAGCAATCCTCAAATTCAGACGACAACTTGCCAATTCgtaggaagaggaagaagatgaagcttcaaaaggaggaggaggaggaggaggaggtggAAGGGGATGAGAGGCATCGCAGGAGTAGGAAAAGTAGTAATAAAGGAGAGAAGAAGATGGAAGCGTCTAAACAACAGCAGGCGGAGGATGAAGATGATGACGACGACGATCAGTCGCAAGAGGATGCGAAACCGATTGGGGATGTTGTTAGGGTTTCGGGAAAAGGAAGGGGAAGGAAGAATCATTACAATGCGTTTGAATATGATGGCAACAGATATGATCTT GAGGATCCAGTACTTCTAGTTCCCGAGGATAAGGATCAAAAACCTTATGTGGCAATTATTAAG GATATTACTCAGAACAAAGATGGCATGATGGTCACTGGGCAGTGGTTCTACCGTCCTGAAGAAGCTGAAAAAAAGGGGGGTGGAAGTTGGCAATCACATGATACTCGGGAGCTGTTTTATAGTTTCCACCGTGATCAGGTCCCTGCAGAATCTGTAATGCACAAATGTGTTGTGCATTTTGTTCCATTGCATAAGCAACTTCCGATTCGTAAGCAACATCCTGGATTCATTGTGCGAAAAGTGTACGACACAGTCGAAAGAAAACTTTGGAAGCTAACTGATAAGGATTACGAAGATTCAAAGCAGCAGGAAATTGATGAACTTGTCAAGAAGACTATGGCACGGTTGGGTGATCTCCCTGATATCGAACCTGAAGATGCCCCAGCTGATCAAGAAGACCAGTTGAAAACTAAAAGgagtttcaaaagaaaaaatatttctcCTCTTGATGTCACAAGAGATGAATCAGAGACAACCAGATCTGATCTCAGCTCAAAAGCTGAAACACCAGGAAGCTGTACAACAAATCGATCAGAGTACTACTCCATTTTAGAAATATTTGACGTTCTAACAGGTGAAACTCATAGAGATAGATGGTTGGAAAAACTTTTGGAGGGGGTTCAGTACATATGTCATTCTCCTGAAAAGACACATGAAGGTGATATAGGAAAAACTGCTGCTAATGGTGTGAACCTTGAAAATAAAAATCCAGAATTATCAATTGCAGCAGAGAAGAATGCTAAG AGCAGCAAGTCTTTTATCTGGCCAGATGCAGCTGTTCCGGCAATAACTGCTCTTGAGAAGGTGTCTAATGATGCTTTATCTGCTGATTTCCAGAAGTATAACCAAAAAATGCGGCAATTGGTGTTCAATCTCAAG AATACTCGTTTACTAGCTCAACGGCTGTTAAATGGAGAGTTGGAACCATCAAAAATCCTGAATATGTCACCCAATGAGCTCAAG GATGGACTGACCGCTGAGGAGTCGGCAGCAACTAAAGAGCCTGATGAGTCTGAGCGTATGCAG ATGACAGATGCTCGGTGTTCAAGATGCACAGAATGTAAAGTGGGTGTCAGGGACATCATCCAAACAGGACATGGACAACGATATAAG TTGGAGTGCATTGCCTGTGGTCATTCTTGGTATGCCTCCAGGGATGAATTATCCATGCTGACAATAGATACAACTAATTCTACTAAGAATGTCGGAACCGCACCTTGGGCAACTGCTAAATTTGAAGATGTGGAGAAGAGTTTACTCAGTCCTCGTGAACCTGAAAAAGCCGCCGAGGAACTCTTCAAGAAGACGAGTGAAGCGTACATGCCAGTAGTGGATAGCCAGAAATCTAACAAGTctaaaaaagaagataatacaGAACCTGCTAAAAATGCATAG
- the LOC103482749 gene encoding uncharacterized protein LOC103482749, with protein sequence MGQETELDFDSLCAVDLSPNTVLPSIPRRSSIKNRSTRKKLKHEDFVLSVKDDFTEIKFGGGHRSRKSNSSSLVELEDNESKCYELNVEDDFTEIRIGRDHSSHKSNSPSVVELEDDKGLKRRSKYLSSEDIGKIEGMGIQGERRKIEISRDDYTSWSSGIVDSLCSSDEEKPERRDLLLSLDTKLNQPSVNKACIGPRSSDSFIEIYSGLENNETVSKDPSNQLGNVTGIRPLQNGKKLFKRDKVHALQKSFSAKVEMLNNHLPLESDLRFRQSPKVHISPFRKMLDPFMKSKSVRSRFSHKVEAGGDKAIKTINLERDETSSTAKSSDSGSNFSNNDNHHNVVASSPVHLHGSLKLEKKHGMPFFEFSQSSPEDVYVAKTWKTGNAFKWVYTFHTQDHHKKSNAGSSGLNQSCKNSLMVGQMQVSCYLSSELRDGGFDNSMVTEFVLYDAARARQSTASQGSCDSIQDAVKPPKSSDTGLVGEPFCVNDGTPLEKSKFQLKHASENCDHGPIDSCPWDSATLHPDLESAAIVMQIPFSKRESLKYKRGDKTSGKLNSAIQNLSKIEQRKDEPPHHTTQETLKVVIPTGNHGLPTVESQGPSTLLDRWRLGGGCDCGGWDMGCPLLVLGTHSSRAENQAHKGKQTFHLFHQGVKDTTPALTMNIVKDGQYAVDFHARLSTLQAFSICVAILHATEACNAVQVDETKELQQCNSLKVLLEEEVKFLIDAVTMEEKKRETRMLKETPSSYLFNPPFSPIARV encoded by the exons ATGGGACAAGAGACAGAATTGGACTTTGACAGCCTTTGCGCTGTGGATCTAAGTCCTAACACCGTTCTTCCATCGATTCCACGACGTTCGAGCATAAAAAATAGAAGCACAAGAAAAAAACTAAAGCATGAAGATTTTGTTTTGAGTGTAAAGGATGATTTTACGGAGATTAAATTTGGTGGTGGTCACAGGTCTCGAAAAAGTAATTCATCTAGCCTAGTCGAACTGGAAGACAATGAGAGTAAATGTTATGAACTGAATGTAGAGGATGATTTCACAGAGATTAGAATTGGCCGTGACCATAGTTCTCATAAAAGCAATTCACCTAGCGTAGTTGAATTGGAAGATGACAAAGGGCTCAAGCGACGTTCGAAGTACCTAAGCTCTGAAGACATAGGTAAAATAGAAGGGATGGGAATTCAAGGAGAGAGGAGAAAAATAGAAATTTCTCGTGACGATTACACCTCTTGGTCTTCTGGTATTGTTGATTCTTTGTGTAGTTCTGACGAGGAAAAGCCAGAGAGGAGAGATCTGTTATTATCTTTGGACACAAAATTGAATCAACCATCAGTTAATAAGGCTTGCATAGGCCCACGTTCATCAGATAGCTTCATTGAGATCTACTCAGGTTTAGAGAACAATGAAACTGTATCGAAAGATCCAAGCAATCAGCTTGGAAATGTTACAGGCATTAGACCCCTTCAAAATGGCAAGAAACTTTTCAAGAGAGACAAAGTTCATGCATTGCAGAAGTCATTCTCTGCTAAGGTAGAAATGCTTAACAATCATCTTCCATTGGAAAGTGATCTACGGTTTAGACAGAGTCCAAAGGTTCATATAAGTCCTTTCAGGAAAATGTTGGATCCATTTATGAAATCTAAGTCTGTCAGAAGTCGTTTCAGTCATAAGGTGGAAGCTGGTGGAGATAAAGCTATTAAGACAATTAACTTGGAGAGAGATGAGACATCAAGCACAGCAAAGAGTTCAGATTCTGGTTCTAATTTTTCGAATAATGATAATCACCATAATGTTGTTGCATCGTCGCCCGTACATTTACATGGCTCTCTCAAGTTGGAGAAAAAACATGGGATGCCATTTTTTGAGTTCTCTCAGAGCTCCCCTGAAGATGTCTACGTGGCTAAGACATGGAAGACAGGCAATGCATTTAAGTGGGTATACACGTTTCATACCCAAGATCATCACAAAAAGAGTAATGCTGGTAGTTCCGGATTGAATCAAAGTTGCAAAAACTCCTTAATGGTGGGCCAGATGCAAGTTTCCTGTTATTTATCCTCCGAACTTCGAGATGGTGGTTTTGACAACTCAATGGTAACAGAATTCGTGCTGTACGATGCTGCACGTGCTAGACAAAGTACTGCATCCCAAGGAAGTTGTGACTCTATCCAGGATGCTGTCAAACCTCCTAAAAGTTCTGATACGGGCTTAGTTGGGGAACCTTTCTGTGTAAATGATGGGACTCCTCTAGAAAAATCCAAATTTCAGCTAAAACATGCTTCTGAAAACTGTGATCATGGTCCTATAGATTCTTGCCCTTGGGATTCAGCAACTTTACATCCAGACCTGGAATCTGCAGCTATTGTAATGCAAATCCCATTTAGCAAAAGGGAGAGTTTGAAGTATAAAAGAGGAGATAAGACAAGCGGTAAATTGAACTCGGCCATACAAAACCTCTCTAAGATTGAACAAAGGAAAGATGAACCTCCCCATCACACAACTCAAGAAACTCTGAAGGTGGTAATTCCCACTGGAAACCATGGTTTACCGACTGTTGAAAGCCAAGGCCCTTCTACGTTACTTGATCGATGGAGGTTGGGAGGTGGTTGTGACTGTGGTGGTTGGGACATGGGTTGTCCTCTACTAGTTTTGGGCACTCATAGTAGCCGTGCTGAGAATCAAGCACACAAGGGGAAACAgacttttcatctttttcatcAG GGAGTAAAGGATACCACTCCAGCGTTAACCATGAATATTGTCAAAGATGGACAATATGCTGTTGATTTTCATGCGAGATTATCAACGTTGCAAGCATTTTCCATTTGTGTTGCTATTTTACATGCGACCGAAGCCTGCAACGCTGTCCAGGTGGATGAAACAAAAGAGTTGCAGCAATGCAATTCCTTAAAGGTGCTTCTTGAGGAAGAAGTAAAATTCTTGATTGATGCTGTCACAATGgaggagaagaaaagagaaacaaGAATGCTGAAGGAAACGCCATCATCGTATTTGTTCAATCCTCCGTTTTCTCCTATTGCCAGAGTGTAA
- the LOC103482750 gene encoding uncharacterized protein LOC103482750 isoform X1: MCQGNGERFEKMNKQNKPCVSNQPSIYYRWRPDEGISSELADFVLENGTSNTCYAKHSKDGRTINKPKSSGILSTTQVISIFGQVLNLASRPFTFFRPNRVLNQENDDFVEVTFNSVVEVDGKTVTSPEIKDFCVDSRTDGRCSPLVQPTLGLNCLTVTQKISLLEPCNFHSMSSFWSLLNGGSDMPANSWKGKGLTSVRILHDMGKIYGWMNCVSHTEACYPYPMKVANTGNMEANEFQARGGLNEAGDCASGDSNFLVHNLISETSKNPPMFQSINVSSLFIRKLEIKMIENVYMASRILMFVQDNKADGSILESPNPDILAAHLVPSKDGALDNLDYGQMTSSSEQRENITKKSDKLIVENEYNREDSSLTRERSCYNIGKQEHAFAGALAGVFVSLCLHPVDTIKTVFQSYHAEQKSLSYIGKSIVTDRGLSGLYRGISTNIASSAPISAVYTFTYESVKGALLPILQEEYRSIVHCVAGGCASIATSFLFTPSERIKQQMQVSAHYHNCWNAFVGVVAKGGLRGLYTGWGAVLCRNVPHSIIKFYTYESLKGLMKSNAQQTTSQTLVCGGVAGSTAALFTTPFDVVKTRLQTQIPGSLSPYKSVIQALYEIGKKEGLQGLYRGLTPRLIMYMSQGAIFFTSYEFLKRLFSLEVARHGTARVQHRVDEKLER, from the exons ATGTGTCAAGGAAACGGTGAAAGAtttgagaaaatgaataaaCAGAATAAGCCTTGTGTAAGCAATCAGCCATCAATATATTATCGGTGGAGACCAGATGAGGGTATATCTTCTGAGCTGGCTGATTTTGTCCTTGAAAATGGCACCTCCAACACTTGTTATGCCAAACACAGTAAGGATGGCAGGACTATAAATAAACCCAAGTCTTCTGGGATACTGAGCACAACTCAGGTCATTTCAATTTTTGGCCAAGTATTGAATCTTGCCAGTCGTCCTTTTACCTTTTTCCGACCAAATAGGGTCTTGAACCAAGAAAATGATGATTTCGTTGAGGTTACCTTCAATAGTGTGGTTGAAGTTGATGGCAAAACAGTTACCTCACCTGAAATTAAAGACTTCTGTGTTGATTCAAGGACCGATGGCCGATGTTCTCCTCTGGTGCAGCCTACATTGGGTTTGAATTGTTTGACAGTAACTCAGAAGATTTCTTTGTTAGAACCTTGTAATTTTCATTCCATGTCATCATTTTGGAGTCTACTAAATGGTGGTAGTGACATGCCAGCTAATTCCTGGAAAGGAAAAGGCCTTACTAGTGTACGAATTTTGCATGATATGGGGAAGATATATGGATGGATGAACTGTGTAAGTCATACTGAAGCATGTTACCCTTACCCTATGAAAGTTGCTAATACTGGAAACATGGAAGCCAATGAATTCCAGGCTAGAGGTGGTCTTAATGAAGCAGGGGACTGCGCTTCAGGAGATTCAAATTTTCTTGTTCACAACTTGATTAGTGAAACTTCAAAAAATCCTCCTATGTTCCAATCAATCAATGTATCATCTCTGTTCATCCGCAAGTTGGAGATAAAAATGATTGAAAATGTTTATATGGCCTCACGTATCCTTATGTTTGTTCAAGATAATAAGGCAGATGGCAGTATTCTAGAAAGCCCCAATCCAGATATTTTGGCAGCTCATTTAGTACCTTCTAAAGATGGTGCATTAGACAATTTAGACTATGGGCAGATGACTAGTAGCAGTGAACAACGTGAGAATATAACCAAAAAGTCCGATAAGCTCATTGTCGAAAATGAGTACAACAGAGAGGATTCCTCTTTGACCCGTGAAAGATCTTGCTACAATATTGGTAAACAAGAACATGCCTTTGCCGGGGCATTAGCTGGTGTATTTGTCAGTCTTTGTCTACATCCTGTTGATACAATCAAAACAGTGTTTCAGTCTTATCATGCAGAACAGAAGTCTCTCAGTTACATTGGAAAATCAATTGTCACTGATCGAG GTTTAAGTGGACTTTATCGTGGAATCTCCACCAACATTGCTTCTTCAGCTCCGATATCTGCTGTTTACACTTTCACATATGAATCAGTTAAAGGAGCTTTGCTTCCAATTCTCCAAGAG GAGTACCGCTCTATTGTCCACTGTGTGGCTGGTGGTTGTGCAAGTATTGCTACATCTTTTCTTTTTACCCCAAGTGAGCGTATAAAACAGCAGATGCAAGTTAGTGCACACTACCATAACTGCTG GAATGCCTTTGTTGGTGTTGTTGCTAAGGGTGGATTGCGTGGATTATATACCGGGTGGGGAGCAGTTCTTTGTAGAAATGTACCACACTCGATTATCAAG TTCTATACATATGAAAGTTTGAAAGGTCTGATGAAATCTAATGCTCAACAAACTACTTCACAAACG TTAGTTTGTGGAGGAGTAGCTGGATCTACTGCCGCCTTGTTTACCACTCCTTTTGATGTTGTAAAGACCAGATTACAAACACAAATACCAGGATCTTTGAGCCCATATAAAAGTGTAATTCAAGCACTCTATGAAATAGGCAAAAAAGAAGGCCTGCAAGGTCTCTATAG GGGGTTGACTCCAAGACTAATTATGTACATGTCTCAAGGTGCAATCTTCTTCACCTCTTATGAATTTTTGAAGAGACTTTTTTCTCTTGAGGTGGCTCGACATGGTACTGCAAGAGTCCAACACCGAGTGGATGAAAAACTCGAAAGATGA
- the LOC103482750 gene encoding uncharacterized protein LOC103482750 isoform X2 — protein sequence MCQGNGERFEKMNKQNKPCVSNQPSIYYRWRPDEGISSELADFVLENGTSNTCYAKHSKDGRTINKPKSSGILSTTQVISIFGQVLNLASRPFTFFRPNRVLNQENDDFVEVTFNSVVEVDGKTVTSPEIKDFCVDSRTDGRCSPLVQPTLGLNCLTVTQKISLLEPCNFHSMSSFWSLLNGGSDMPANSWKGKGLTSVRILHDMGKIYGWMNCVSHTEACYPYPMKVANTGNMEANEFQARGGLNEAGDCASGDSNFLVHNLISETSKNPPMFQSINVSSLFIRKLEIKMIENVYMASRILMFVQDNKADGSILESPNPDILAAHLVPSKDGALDNLDYGQMTSSSEQRENITKKSDKLIVENEYNREDSSLTRERSCYNIGKQEHAFAGALAGVFVSLCLHPVDTIKTVFQSYHAEQKSLSYIGKSIVTDRGLSGLYRGISTNIASSAPISAVYTFTYESVKGALLPILQEEYRSIVHCVAGGCASIATSFLFTPSERIKQQMQVSAHYHNCWNAFVGVVAKGGLRGLYTGWGAVLCRNVPHSIIKFYTYESLKGLMKSNAQQTTSQTFVEE from the exons ATGTGTCAAGGAAACGGTGAAAGAtttgagaaaatgaataaaCAGAATAAGCCTTGTGTAAGCAATCAGCCATCAATATATTATCGGTGGAGACCAGATGAGGGTATATCTTCTGAGCTGGCTGATTTTGTCCTTGAAAATGGCACCTCCAACACTTGTTATGCCAAACACAGTAAGGATGGCAGGACTATAAATAAACCCAAGTCTTCTGGGATACTGAGCACAACTCAGGTCATTTCAATTTTTGGCCAAGTATTGAATCTTGCCAGTCGTCCTTTTACCTTTTTCCGACCAAATAGGGTCTTGAACCAAGAAAATGATGATTTCGTTGAGGTTACCTTCAATAGTGTGGTTGAAGTTGATGGCAAAACAGTTACCTCACCTGAAATTAAAGACTTCTGTGTTGATTCAAGGACCGATGGCCGATGTTCTCCTCTGGTGCAGCCTACATTGGGTTTGAATTGTTTGACAGTAACTCAGAAGATTTCTTTGTTAGAACCTTGTAATTTTCATTCCATGTCATCATTTTGGAGTCTACTAAATGGTGGTAGTGACATGCCAGCTAATTCCTGGAAAGGAAAAGGCCTTACTAGTGTACGAATTTTGCATGATATGGGGAAGATATATGGATGGATGAACTGTGTAAGTCATACTGAAGCATGTTACCCTTACCCTATGAAAGTTGCTAATACTGGAAACATGGAAGCCAATGAATTCCAGGCTAGAGGTGGTCTTAATGAAGCAGGGGACTGCGCTTCAGGAGATTCAAATTTTCTTGTTCACAACTTGATTAGTGAAACTTCAAAAAATCCTCCTATGTTCCAATCAATCAATGTATCATCTCTGTTCATCCGCAAGTTGGAGATAAAAATGATTGAAAATGTTTATATGGCCTCACGTATCCTTATGTTTGTTCAAGATAATAAGGCAGATGGCAGTATTCTAGAAAGCCCCAATCCAGATATTTTGGCAGCTCATTTAGTACCTTCTAAAGATGGTGCATTAGACAATTTAGACTATGGGCAGATGACTAGTAGCAGTGAACAACGTGAGAATATAACCAAAAAGTCCGATAAGCTCATTGTCGAAAATGAGTACAACAGAGAGGATTCCTCTTTGACCCGTGAAAGATCTTGCTACAATATTGGTAAACAAGAACATGCCTTTGCCGGGGCATTAGCTGGTGTATTTGTCAGTCTTTGTCTACATCCTGTTGATACAATCAAAACAGTGTTTCAGTCTTATCATGCAGAACAGAAGTCTCTCAGTTACATTGGAAAATCAATTGTCACTGATCGAG GTTTAAGTGGACTTTATCGTGGAATCTCCACCAACATTGCTTCTTCAGCTCCGATATCTGCTGTTTACACTTTCACATATGAATCAGTTAAAGGAGCTTTGCTTCCAATTCTCCAAGAG GAGTACCGCTCTATTGTCCACTGTGTGGCTGGTGGTTGTGCAAGTATTGCTACATCTTTTCTTTTTACCCCAAGTGAGCGTATAAAACAGCAGATGCAAGTTAGTGCACACTACCATAACTGCTG GAATGCCTTTGTTGGTGTTGTTGCTAAGGGTGGATTGCGTGGATTATATACCGGGTGGGGAGCAGTTCTTTGTAGAAATGTACCACACTCGATTATCAAG TTCTATACATATGAAAGTTTGAAAGGTCTGATGAAATCTAATGCTCAACAAACTACTTCACAAACG TTTGTGGAGGAGTAG